From Streptomyces sp. NBC_01460, a single genomic window includes:
- a CDS encoding CHAT domain-containing protein, which translates to MSDFATEPLLVRAEAVLSRTEDCWAPEESETYEGLRGAGLDREIVEIDTLLAEATALGGAGSGRAVAGAADAAPPPPPDASSSAGHPAVARLEARLGVLLSIRAALGGADEDRVRAQALLASARQCGVLSEPERLKVRKHLILLLARRLSGVSSMFSGSLDEATFTEMMWVGRPGSHGGPGYVEDLQLLHRLALEAGLAEKLPAPTGGLMDTLAQLTTLRMDDGEAVAEFAEAMRKSSAHLPAPLRHVMETAVVMLRAGQASPSLVDEPNRSESREEGNGLVIPEFLALMEATSPQAVRGEEISGIVSRLSQPGSPLSSRMVAAVLQISLGMRTGDRGRLHSALGQLQEAARTGELATEEQTEWLHVMVSMLLMLAGETGGSLLDTEAAEGLLAVLPPLPADGTSSSLRVLADCLRVQLRLTELREARDLAATDLLIDELHDLDAGALAADEMLGVLEYTLGYAYLSRAQMSRSHADMHQAVMHMETASESLGGIVAFETLTDVNAAPVHALHTMLGSDPEHLREGLRRTRSALGRPGVTFDFEIKTRTSLAIGLDTLYLRTGAPDALDESIAELESACRLLPPEGAPDAQTVHWLLASRLADRATARPGTPQAAEDLPGAVSAARRSLRAIADEVLLQLGVRHGLRAARRGADHGCTAASWALGAGQTEDAIDCLEAGRSLVLAATAESRSVADRLEALGAGELAARWREAVLPTAPGTGEAPPLEAVFAPGGDGPRLPGDVRRQALDLLRSEQRATDDLTPADRVAALRDGLVRADVDALVHLLPGGGTDDGAVLLVTPEGPARSVPLSALSAEGRAPVSAFVEAQAERKRVDDDPSSSPQETRRAETRWREAFDEVCAWAGEVLTPVLDTLRVWPRALAESGLAPAPAGDGRAPRAVRLVLVPCGSLGVVPWPAAVVRPPAELGGPGAVRALEIAVITHAASGQEFLRASARARMAPGERPALAFHADDQLAWAEEEIKILNEIYYPHAEVYRDENSPATPETVLSLLGGRAESAASLVHLSCHGTAGPDPTTSALRLAPSRPGGSTGEEGAAPDCDDAPLTLATLLETPHDGEAYRSRGPLVVCGACETDLTTRDHDEALTVTSVLVHRLAADAVGTRWGVDDDESEILMLVLHDRLAAGSAPPDALRAAQRWMLADPGARPPVRALERVRARRWNRDFRRTDVWAAFVHHGNPSGGTEQ; encoded by the coding sequence ATGAGTGACTTCGCCACCGAACCGCTGCTGGTCCGGGCCGAAGCGGTCCTGTCCCGTACGGAGGACTGCTGGGCGCCCGAGGAATCCGAGACGTACGAGGGCCTTCGCGGGGCCGGACTGGACCGGGAGATCGTGGAGATCGACACCCTCCTGGCCGAGGCGACGGCCCTGGGCGGGGCGGGCAGCGGCCGGGCCGTCGCCGGGGCGGCCGACGCGGCCCCGCCCCCTCCGCCTGACGCGAGCTCCTCGGCGGGACATCCGGCCGTGGCCCGGCTGGAGGCCCGGCTGGGTGTGCTGCTCTCGATCAGGGCCGCGCTCGGCGGAGCCGACGAGGACCGGGTCAGGGCGCAGGCCCTGCTGGCGTCGGCACGGCAGTGCGGCGTGCTGAGCGAGCCTGAGCGCCTCAAGGTGCGAAAGCACCTGATCCTGCTGCTCGCCCGCCGCTTGAGCGGGGTGTCGTCGATGTTCTCCGGCTCCCTGGACGAGGCGACCTTCACCGAGATGATGTGGGTGGGCAGACCGGGCAGTCACGGTGGCCCCGGGTACGTCGAGGACCTCCAGCTGCTCCACCGACTTGCCCTCGAAGCCGGCCTCGCCGAGAAGCTCCCGGCCCCCACCGGGGGGCTCATGGACACCCTTGCCCAGCTCACGACGCTCCGGATGGACGACGGGGAAGCGGTGGCCGAGTTCGCGGAGGCGATGCGGAAGAGCTCTGCCCATCTCCCCGCGCCGCTCCGCCATGTCATGGAGACCGCTGTCGTCATGCTGCGCGCCGGCCAGGCTTCCCCCTCCCTCGTCGACGAGCCGAATCGGTCCGAATCGCGGGAGGAGGGCAACGGCCTCGTCATTCCGGAATTCCTGGCACTGATGGAGGCGACATCGCCCCAGGCCGTGCGGGGCGAGGAGATCTCCGGAATCGTCAGCCGGCTCTCACAGCCCGGCTCGCCGCTGTCGTCCCGCATGGTCGCCGCGGTGCTCCAGATCTCGCTGGGCATGCGCACCGGGGACCGCGGACGCCTCCACAGTGCGCTGGGGCAGCTCCAGGAGGCCGCCCGTACCGGAGAGCTCGCCACCGAGGAGCAGACCGAGTGGCTCCATGTCATGGTGTCGATGCTGCTGATGCTCGCGGGCGAGACGGGTGGCAGCCTGCTGGACACGGAGGCGGCCGAAGGTCTCCTGGCGGTCCTCCCACCGTTGCCGGCCGACGGCACCAGCAGCTCGCTGCGTGTCCTCGCCGACTGTCTGCGCGTCCAGCTGCGTCTCACGGAACTGCGGGAAGCGCGGGACCTCGCCGCCACGGACCTGCTCATCGACGAGCTCCACGACCTCGACGCCGGGGCGCTTGCCGCCGACGAGATGCTGGGGGTCCTGGAATACACGCTGGGGTACGCCTATCTGTCCCGCGCCCAGATGTCCCGCTCGCACGCGGACATGCATCAGGCCGTCATGCATATGGAAACCGCGTCGGAGAGCCTCGGGGGGATCGTCGCCTTCGAGACGCTGACCGATGTGAACGCGGCCCCCGTGCACGCCTTGCACACCATGCTCGGGTCGGACCCGGAACACCTGAGGGAGGGCCTCCGGCGTACTCGTTCCGCGCTGGGAAGGCCGGGCGTCACCTTCGACTTCGAGATCAAGACGCGGACCTCCCTGGCGATCGGGCTGGACACCCTCTACCTGCGCACCGGGGCCCCTGACGCCTTGGACGAATCCATCGCCGAGCTGGAGAGTGCGTGCCGACTTCTTCCGCCCGAGGGAGCCCCGGACGCGCAGACCGTGCACTGGCTGCTCGCCTCCCGGCTGGCTGACCGGGCGACCGCCCGCCCCGGCACCCCCCAGGCCGCGGAGGACCTCCCGGGCGCCGTGTCCGCCGCCCGCCGCTCGCTGCGGGCCATCGCGGACGAGGTCCTGCTCCAGCTCGGTGTTCGTCACGGTCTGCGCGCTGCCCGTCGAGGCGCGGACCACGGCTGCACCGCAGCCTCCTGGGCGCTGGGCGCAGGACAGACGGAAGACGCGATCGACTGTCTGGAGGCGGGGCGTTCCCTGGTGCTGGCGGCGACCGCCGAGTCCAGGAGCGTCGCTGACCGGCTCGAGGCTCTGGGCGCCGGGGAGCTCGCGGCCCGGTGGCGCGAGGCTGTCTTGCCCACGGCGCCCGGCACGGGGGAAGCACCACCTCTCGAAGCTGTGTTCGCGCCGGGCGGGGACGGCCCCCGGCTCCCCGGCGATGTGCGGCGGCAGGCCCTCGACCTGCTGCGCTCGGAGCAGCGGGCGACCGACGACCTGACGCCCGCCGACAGGGTGGCCGCGCTGCGGGACGGGCTGGTCCGGGCGGACGTGGACGCCCTCGTCCATCTGCTGCCCGGCGGCGGCACGGACGACGGCGCGGTCCTTCTGGTCACGCCCGAGGGACCTGCCCGGTCCGTGCCCCTGTCCGCGCTCTCCGCCGAGGGGCGCGCACCGGTCTCCGCCTTTGTGGAGGCGCAAGCGGAACGTAAACGGGTGGACGACGACCCCAGTTCATCCCCGCAGGAGACGCGGCGCGCCGAGACACGGTGGCGGGAGGCGTTCGACGAGGTGTGCGCGTGGGCCGGGGAGGTGCTGACACCTGTACTGGACACGTTGCGCGTGTGGCCGCGGGCTCTCGCCGAATCAGGCCTGGCCCCCGCTCCGGCGGGCGACGGCCGGGCTCCCCGGGCGGTGCGGTTGGTCCTCGTGCCGTGCGGCAGCCTCGGCGTGGTGCCCTGGCCGGCGGCGGTGGTGCGTCCCCCGGCGGAGCTGGGCGGCCCCGGGGCGGTGCGGGCCCTCGAGATCGCGGTGATCACGCATGCTGCGTCGGGCCAGGAGTTCCTGCGGGCGTCGGCCCGGGCCCGCATGGCCCCCGGCGAACGTCCCGCGCTGGCCTTCCACGCTGACGACCAACTGGCCTGGGCGGAGGAGGAGATCAAGATCCTGAACGAGATCTACTATCCGCACGCCGAGGTGTACCGGGACGAAAACTCGCCCGCCACCCCGGAGACCGTCCTGTCCCTGCTCGGTGGACGTGCCGAGTCCGCCGCGTCCCTGGTCCATCTCTCCTGCCACGGCACCGCGGGACCCGATCCCACGACGTCCGCTCTCCGGTTGGCGCCCTCCCGCCCGGGCGGCTCCACGGGCGAGGAGGGGGCGGCTCCGGACTGCGACGACGCGCCGCTCACCCTCGCCACCCTGCTGGAAACCCCGCACGACGGTGAGGCCTACCGCTCGCGGGGGCCGCTCGTGGTGTGCGGTGCCTGCGAGACCGATCTCACCACTCGCGACCACGACGAGGCGCTGACCGTGACGTCCGTGCTGGTGCACCGGCTGGCGGCCGACGCCGTCGGAACGCGCTGGGGCGTGGACGACGACGAGTCCGAGATCCTGATGCTGGTGCTGCACGACCGGCTTGCCGCCGGTTCGGCACCGCCGGACGCACTGCGAGCGGCTCAGCGCTGGATGCTCGCCGACCCCGGTGCGCGGCCGCCGGTGCGGGCGCTGGAGCGGGTCCGGGCCCGGCGCTGGAACAGGGACTTCCGCCGCACCGACGTCTGGGCGGCCTTCGTCCATCACGGCAACCCCTCAGGAGGTACGGAGCAGTGA
- a CDS encoding RES family NAD+ phosphorylase, which produces MALQAPPEGVVMEPMLTVLPAGSLIWRCHSHRYGGAEFNPHPAHEYFKGSRFDATERDPYPYLYAALDPVTALAEVFLRSVEFDSGSGVRLIPWAQASMYRLSALRTTEDVTLLDLTTAEGLASVWQDEWLIDCEEREYDKTRYWVQVMRRHCTAAQGLRWTSKRCRPRAAVQFFGDRGAPCPADREPEESWRLDSPEGLERANRLLSPLRSVISAPLN; this is translated from the coding sequence ATGGCGCTGCAGGCCCCGCCCGAGGGCGTCGTCATGGAACCAATGCTCACCGTGCTCCCGGCCGGCAGCCTCATATGGCGGTGCCACAGCCATCGTTACGGCGGGGCGGAGTTCAACCCCCACCCGGCGCATGAGTACTTCAAGGGAAGCCGCTTCGACGCCACGGAGCGCGATCCCTACCCCTACCTCTACGCCGCACTGGACCCGGTGACCGCGCTGGCCGAGGTCTTCCTGCGGTCCGTGGAGTTCGACAGCGGGTCGGGGGTCCGGCTGATTCCGTGGGCGCAGGCCTCCATGTACCGGCTTTCCGCGCTGCGCACCACCGAGGACGTCACGCTCCTCGACCTGACGACGGCCGAGGGTCTGGCGTCGGTGTGGCAGGACGAATGGCTGATCGACTGCGAGGAACGCGAGTACGACAAGACGCGGTACTGGGTCCAGGTGATGCGCCGGCACTGCACCGCCGCGCAGGGACTGCGGTGGACGTCCAAGAGGTGCCGGCCCCGTGCCGCCGTGCAGTTCTTCGGCGACCGGGGTGCGCCGTGCCCGGCGGACCGGGAGCCGGAGGAGAGCTGGCGGCTGGACTCCCCGGAAGGTCTGGAGAGGGCCAACCGGCTCCTGAGCCCCTTGCGGTCGGTGATCTCCGCACCCCTGAACTGA